One segment of Prionailurus bengalensis isolate Pbe53 chromosome X, Fcat_Pben_1.1_paternal_pri, whole genome shotgun sequence DNA contains the following:
- the LOC122477325 gene encoding melanoma-associated antigen B10-like, which translates to MPRGQKSKLRAREKRRQSREGPECLVPAQTTAPEEEESPSSPSPHFKDAPQSSPAMGTPGSPKVPGGVCSTSTTAAAASNTKFNEDASNQVEEKQNTSKARDTTEQCRRGPIEEKVALLVYYLLYKYQVKEPITKADMLRNVIQIYKNHFHEILRKASEHLELVFGLDVKEMDPNRNTYILINKLERSCDARVNDNGAVPKTGLLMTVLGVIFTKGNRATEEEVWEVLNMMGLYDGTKNFIYGDPKKLITKDWVKEKYLEYRQVPNSDPPHYEFLWGPRAYAETSKMKVLEFVAKTHDTVPTAFPDWYEEALRDEEEQARARVLAKAGTTAMASAHAKAIASSFSCPK; encoded by the coding sequence ATGCCTCGGGGCCAGAAGAGTAAGCTTCGTGCCCGTGAAAAACGCCGCCAGTCTCGAGAAGGGCCAGAGTGTCTGGTGCCTGCTCAGACCACTgccccagaggaagaagagtctccctcttccccatctccTCATTTCAAAGATGCTCCCCAGAGCTCCCCTGCCATGGGAACACCCGGGAGTCCTAAAGTTCCTGGAGGAGTCTGCTCCACCAGCACTACTGCTGCAGCTGCTTCAAACACAAAATTCAATGAAGATGCCAGCAATCAAGTGGAGGAAAAGCAAAATACCTCAAAGGCCAGGGATACCACTGAGCAATGTCGCAGAGGCCCTATAGAAGAGAAAGTTGCTCTGTTGGTATACTACCTGCTGTACAAGTATCAAGTGAAAGAGCCAATTACTAAGGCAGATATGCTGAGAAATGTAATCCAGATTTATAAGAATCACTTCCATGAGATCCTAAGGAAAGCCTCTGAGCACTTGGAGCTGGTCTTTGGCCTTGATGTAAAGGAAATGGATCCCAACAGGAACACCTACATCCTTATCAACAAACTGGAACGGAGCTGCGATGCAAGAGTGAATGATAATGGAGCTGTGCCCAAGACAGGCCTGTTGATGACTGTCCTGGGTGTGATCTTCACAAAGGGCAACCGTGCCACTGAGGAGGAAGTCTGGGAAGTGCTGAATATGATGGGGTTATATGATGGAACAAAGAATTTCATCTATGGGGATCCCAAGAAGCTCATCACCAAAGATTGGGTGAAAGAAAAGTACCTGGAGTACCGCCAGGTGCCCAACAGCGATCCTCCACACTATGAGTTCCTGTGGGGCCCCAGAGCCTATGCTGAGACCAGCAAGATGAAAGTCCTTGAGTTTGTGGCCAAGACCCATGATACTGTCCCCACTGCCTTCCCAGACTGGTATGAAGAGGCTTTGAGAGATGAGGAAGAGCAAGCCCGAGCCAGAGTTCTAGCCAAGGCTGGTACCACTGCCATGGCCAGTGCACATGCCAAGGCCATAGCCAGCAGCTTTTCCTGCCCCAAGTGA
- the LOC122477220 gene encoding melanoma-associated antigen B10-like — protein MPRGQKSKLRAREKRRRQAPEKPQDLVSAQATTAVGEVFPSLCCPHFNSSPTAGSYRAPQERQRATVTTTTPVALSYTKSNEAAKNRGEERPRSSQVQPTALPFQRDLLDEKVVLLVHYLLRKYQKKELITKAGMLRNVIQMYRNQFHEILKRASDHLELVFGLDLKEADPNRHIYVLVNKLEPSYDAVLSDHSGVPKTGLLMTILGVIFTNRNRAMEEQVWQTLNVMGLYEGRQHFIFGEPRKLITKDFVKEKYLEYRQVPNSDPPRYEFLWGPRAHAETSKMRVLEFLAKVHDTVPSAFPAWYEEALRDEEERARARAAARAHTAAMASARARALTSAHSKATTSARSRAKTSVCTKAMPAAPPTPNKV, from the coding sequence ATGCCCCGGGGTCAGAAGAGTAAGCTCCGTGCCCGTGAGAAACGCCGCCGCCAGGCTCCAGAAAAGCCCCAGGATCTGGTGAGTGCTCAGGCTACTACAGCAGTGGGAGAAGTTTTCCCCTCCCTTTGCTGTCCTCATTTCAACAGCTCacctactgctgggtcatatcgTGCTCCCCAGGAGCGTCAGAGAGCCACAGTCACCACCACTACTCCTGTGGCTCTTTCATACACAAAATCGAATGAAGCTGCCAAAAACCGAGGGGAGGAAAGGCCAAGATCCTCTCAGGTCCAGCCCACCGCTCTGCCCTTTCAGAGAGACCTGCTAGATGAGAAGGTGGTTTTGCTAGTGCACTATCTGCTGCGCAAATATCAAAAGAAAGAGCTCATTACCAAGGCGGGAATGCTGAGAAATGTAATCCAAATGTATAGGAACCAGTTCCATGAGATCCTCAAGAGAGCCTCTGACCACTTGGAGCTGGTTTTTGGTCTTGACTTGAAGGAAGCAGATCCCAACCGGCACATCTATGTCCTTGTGAACAAACTGGAACCAAGTTACGATGCAGTACTGAGTGATCACAGTGGTGTGCCCAAGACAGGCTTGCTGATGACTATTCTGGGTGTGATCTTCACAAATCGCAACCGTGCCATGGAGGAACAAGTCTGGCAAACATTGAATGTGATGGGGTTATACGAGGGGAGGCAGCACTTCATCTTTGGGGAGCCCAGGAAGCTCATCACCAAGGattttgtgaaagaaaagtaCCTGGAGTACCGGCAGGTGCCCAACAGCGACCCTCCGCGCTATGAGTTCCTGTGGGGCCCCAGAGCCCATGCCGAGACCAGCAAGATGAGAGTCCTGGAGTTTCTAGCCAAAGTTCACGATACCGTCCCCAGTGCTTTCCCAGCCTGGTATGAAGAGGCTttgagagatgaagaagagcgagcccgagcccgagccgcAGCCAGGGCTCATACTGCTGCCATGGCCAGTGCACGTGCCAGGGCCTTGACCAGTGCACATTCCAAGGCCACGACCAGTGCCCGCTCCAGGGCCAAAACCAGTGTGTGCACCAAGGCCATGCCAGCAGCTCCTCCCACCCCTAATAAAGTCTGA